In Candidatus Chlorohelix allophototropha, one DNA window encodes the following:
- a CDS encoding bifunctional enoyl-CoA hydratase/phosphate acetyltransferase, which yields MEYIENRTFDEIELGDTASLIRTLSQEDIELFAVMSGDVNPAHLDLEYARSDMFHKIIAHGMWGGSLISTLLGTKLPGPGTIYLGQTLKFKRPVALGDTITVTITAVVKDVQRNGITFDCTCVNQKGEVVISGSADVIAPTERVKRPRVILPEVFLYEHGARYRNLIEAAAKLDPVTVAVVNPLEPAFLASIVEATQKNIIKPIIIGPVTKIREAAEFASIDITQFNIREAEYGLMSAIEAVRLARTGEVEALVKGNLPYEDMMKAVNAPDTGLATYYRMSHVFIMDVPTYPRPLFLTDAVLNIYPDLDTKRDIVQNAIDLAHVVGLENPKVAILSAVTTVNAQIKSTLDAAALCKMVDRGQITGGIVDGPLSFDTAISLQAARERGIVSPVAGLADVLVVPDLESGNILARQLEYLAEAQGVGVVLGARVPIMLAIHADSSITHLASYALASLLAHKRRTTTP from the coding sequence ATGGAATACATTGAAAACCGAACTTTTGATGAAATTGAGCTAGGCGATACTGCAAGCCTAATACGCACTTTGAGTCAGGAAGACATTGAACTTTTTGCGGTTATGTCGGGTGATGTTAATCCTGCCCATCTTGATTTGGAATACGCCCGTAGTGACATGTTTCATAAGATTATCGCTCATGGCATGTGGGGTGGTTCGTTAATATCTACTTTACTAGGTACGAAATTGCCCGGTCCGGGTACGATTTATTTGGGACAAACGCTAAAGTTTAAACGTCCTGTTGCTCTCGGCGATACCATTACCGTTACTATTACAGCAGTTGTTAAGGATGTTCAACGCAATGGCATTACTTTCGATTGCACTTGCGTGAATCAAAAAGGGGAAGTAGTAATTAGCGGAAGCGCCGATGTAATCGCACCTACCGAAAGAGTAAAGCGTCCCAGAGTCATACTTCCCGAAGTATTTTTATACGAACATGGTGCGCGCTATCGCAATTTGATTGAAGCTGCCGCTAAGCTTGACCCGGTGACAGTTGCGGTGGTAAATCCTCTTGAACCGGCTTTTCTGGCTAGTATTGTAGAGGCGACTCAGAAAAATATAATTAAACCGATAATTATAGGTCCGGTAACCAAAATAAGGGAAGCTGCCGAATTCGCGAGTATAGATATAACCCAATTCAACATTCGCGAAGCCGAGTATGGTTTGATGTCTGCTATAGAAGCTGTAAGGCTGGCACGTACCGGTGAAGTTGAAGCTTTGGTAAAAGGTAATCTACCCTATGAAGATATGATGAAGGCAGTTAATGCGCCTGATACCGGTTTGGCTACTTACTACCGAATGAGCCATGTATTTATAATGGATGTACCAACTTACCCCAGACCACTATTTCTGACAGATGCGGTGCTAAATATCTATCCTGATTTGGATACCAAGCGCGATATTGTGCAGAATGCGATTGATTTAGCACATGTAGTGGGTCTCGAAAATCCAAAGGTTGCCATCTTGTCTGCGGTAACTACTGTAAATGCTCAAATCAAATCTACGTTAGATGCCGCTGCTTTATGCAAAATGGTTGACCGTGGACAAATTACCGGAGGAATAGTGGATGGTCCGCTTTCTTTTGATACCGCAATTTCGCTACAGGCAGCACGGGAGCGTGGCATAGTATCGCCAGTTGCAGGTCTGGCTGATGTTTTAGTAGTACCAGATTTAGAGTCGGGCAATATTTTGGCACGCCAACTAGAGTATTTGGCTGAGGCTCAGGGTGTTGGTGTCGTCTTGGGGGCGAGAGTACCTATAATGCTGGCGATTCATGCCGATAGTTCTATAACTCATCTCGCTTCCTATGCCCTAGCTTCGCTACTGGCACATAAGCGCCGTACTACCACACCCTAA
- a CDS encoding FAD:protein FMN transferase produces the protein MLGINDKAEELFEVSLNFRAMNTSIELIIYAAETDTDKAVAAANNIELIFNETEAQLSRFRPDSELSTLNNRGFLENPSPLMYEMIVAACKMRDLTEGIFDPTILEALESAGYNRSFETLRAGTPQLFAPRATPTFKNYPSKTQNSIEFDPQGRYIRLASGVRVDLGGIAKGSTVDRCADLLRKSGFKSFMISAGGDMYLEGSPPQDKNGWVVSVENEAPGFTGDITTLQVANKAVATSSTTGRSWLLDNQIRHHLIDPRTGQPSDNGLAAVTVVADTVRMADVMAKTALIMGREQCEKINLKQRGALNAILFVTLAGELIQL, from the coding sequence ATGCTTGGCATAAATGACAAAGCGGAAGAATTGTTTGAGGTGTCCCTGAATTTTAGGGCAATGAACACTTCGATTGAATTGATTATATATGCTGCGGAGACTGATACTGACAAGGCAGTAGCCGCAGCTAACAATATAGAGTTAATTTTCAACGAAACTGAGGCGCAACTGAGCCGGTTTCGCCCAGATAGTGAGCTTAGTACGTTGAATAACCGGGGGTTTCTTGAAAATCCCTCCCCGCTAATGTACGAAATGATTGTTGCCGCTTGTAAAATGCGTGATTTAACTGAAGGAATCTTCGACCCTACTATTCTGGAAGCGCTTGAATCTGCCGGTTATAATCGCAGCTTTGAAACGCTTCGCGCTGGCACTCCCCAATTGTTCGCTCCTCGTGCAACTCCGACTTTTAAGAACTACCCTAGTAAAACCCAAAACTCGATTGAATTTGACCCACAAGGGCGTTACATCCGGCTTGCTTCTGGTGTTAGAGTTGATTTGGGTGGTATTGCAAAAGGCTCAACCGTTGACCGCTGTGCTGATTTATTGCGCAAAAGCGGGTTTAAGAGTTTTATGATAAGCGCTGGCGGCGATATGTATCTGGAAGGCAGCCCCCCACAGGATAAAAATGGCTGGGTTGTTTCTGTTGAAAACGAAGCCCCCGGTTTTACGGGAGATATAACCACCCTTCAAGTTGCCAATAAAGCGGTTGCCACCTCTTCTACCACCGGACGAAGTTGGCTGCTCGATAACCAGATTCGCCATCACCTGATTGACCCACGCACCGGGCAACCCTCCGATAATGGTTTGGCAGCCGTAACAGTGGTTGCGGATACGGTACGGATGGCAGACGTTATGGCTAAAACTGCTTTGATAATGGGTCGGGAGCAATGTGAAAAAATAAATTTAAAACAAAGAGGGGCTTTAAACGCTATTCTTTTTGTAACTCTCGCAGGTGAGTTGATCCAATTATAA
- a CDS encoding ferric reductase-like transmembrane domain-containing protein, translating into MAAINKPITLQASRPTTNMYLAGTTFIGCIVASFLAAPGQSVIETLTLGTGYVGLLLVMVTLVMGPLNMLKVRKNPVNMISRRDVGIWAAMNIIAHVIFTAALQISWGSTLFGLFLNDDGSIKTNLFGISDIFGLLGALTILFLLVLSNNFFLKKLKGKNWKTMQRFNYLLFVVALVHALTQQINVGRGLLMSFVVIALAATVIVAQFIGFVVYRSRSQQRKNAAVQVPTTAKSSVQASNSSRVTAQSANSRRVNGATVMTTSNRRPNSASRQAYNYRNVQTADNAAVKMVLYSVLGIIAVILGIGVAKMGSDLMNNSDPYSTSNSYYGSSSSNSSGANVSRPSYSQPVVRSRHS; encoded by the coding sequence ATGGCAGCTATCAATAAACCTATCACTCTCCAAGCTTCACGTCCTACCACCAATATGTATCTGGCAGGTACTACATTTATAGGTTGTATCGTTGCGAGCTTCCTTGCAGCACCAGGTCAATCAGTTATCGAAACTCTAACCCTGGGTACTGGATATGTTGGATTATTGCTAGTTATGGTTACACTGGTAATGGGTCCCCTCAATATGTTGAAGGTGCGCAAGAACCCTGTCAACATGATTTCTCGGCGCGATGTCGGTATCTGGGCTGCAATGAATATAATAGCTCACGTGATATTTACAGCGGCGCTTCAGATTAGTTGGGGTAGTACCTTATTTGGCTTATTCTTAAACGATGATGGTTCAATAAAAACGAATCTATTCGGTATCAGCGATATATTTGGTCTGCTGGGAGCTTTAACAATTCTTTTCCTGCTGGTTCTTTCCAATAATTTCTTCCTGAAGAAACTAAAAGGCAAGAACTGGAAAACGATGCAACGTTTCAATTACTTGCTCTTTGTAGTGGCTCTGGTACACGCACTAACCCAACAAATTAACGTTGGACGTGGGTTGCTTATGAGTTTCGTGGTAATTGCACTGGCTGCTACAGTGATTGTGGCTCAATTTATCGGCTTTGTGGTGTATCGGTCACGTTCACAACAACGCAAGAACGCTGCGGTACAAGTTCCCACTACGGCTAAGTCTAGCGTACAGGCTTCAAATTCATCAAGAGTTACAGCACAGTCGGCAAATTCAAGAAGAGTTAACGGCGCAACCGTTATGACCACCTCAAACCGCCGACCCAATTCAGCCAGTCGTCAAGCCTACAATTATCGTAACGTTCAAACCGCTGACAACGCTGCCGTTAAAATGGTGCTGTATAGCGTACTTGGGATAATCGCGGTGATTTTGGGAATAGGCGTAGCCAAGATGGGCTCCGATTTAATGAATAATTCAGACCCTTATTCAACAAGCAACAGCTATTATGGTTCCAGCAGTTCTAATAGTAGCGGTGCGAATGTAAGTAGACCTTCGTATTCTCAGCCGGTAGTTAGATCACGACATTCGTAA
- the aspS gene encoding aspartate--tRNA ligase has translation MAKIYSCGALRAENAGEQVTVRGWLNRRRDHGGLIFIDLRDRSGLVQLNFDPQLSGEAHTLAGETRNEYVLAATGTVVLRPSGTENSNIPTGEIEISVTHLEILNAAKPLPFEINDRIEVSEQLRLKYRYLDLRRPRMQRNMILRHKVVKYMRDFLDARGFIEIETPILIKSTPEGARDYLVPSRVHPGKFYALPQSPQQLKQLLMVSGMEKYFQIARCFRDEDLRADRQPEFTQLDLEMSFIEREDLLQLIEQLFIEIVENVTPEKKLKFKPFVRMSYDEAMDKYGSDKPDLRFGLEFVNISELIKDSEFKVFSGAVAAGGQVKGICLPGCANYSRRELDGLVDYVKQFGAKGLAYLQLEQNGDILSSKSPSAKFFSSELLNTITTLFQAKAGDLLVFVADQPEVVANALGRLRAEMGKRLNLTDPEELAFAWVLEFPLLEWRPEENRWDAVHHPFTAPIPEDLHLLDTDPGKARANAYDIVCNGYETGGGSIRIHRRDVQSKLFKLLNYNEEQQQERFGHLLNAFEYGAPPHGGIAPGIDRLVMLLASEDNIRDVMAFPKTQSATDEMTDAPSEVDQKQLDDLHLKLVPVEQPQK, from the coding sequence GTGGCTAAAATTTACAGCTGTGGGGCGCTGAGAGCCGAAAACGCCGGAGAACAAGTAACGGTGCGTGGTTGGTTAAACCGCAGGCGCGATCATGGCGGACTTATTTTTATTGATTTAAGAGATCGCAGCGGCTTGGTACAGCTTAATTTTGACCCACAGCTCTCAGGTGAAGCGCATACCTTAGCTGGAGAAACTCGCAATGAATATGTGCTGGCAGCAACCGGAACAGTGGTGTTACGCCCCTCTGGTACTGAAAATTCGAATATTCCTACCGGAGAAATTGAAATATCAGTAACTCACCTTGAAATATTAAATGCCGCTAAACCGCTACCCTTTGAAATCAACGACCGTATTGAAGTTTCAGAACAATTGCGTCTTAAATATCGCTATCTCGATTTGCGCCGCCCTCGCATGCAGCGCAATATGATTTTGCGCCACAAAGTAGTCAAATATATGCGGGATTTTCTGGATGCCCGTGGCTTTATTGAAATAGAAACCCCGATTCTGATTAAAAGTACGCCGGAAGGGGCACGCGACTATTTAGTACCCAGTCGGGTACATCCGGGTAAGTTCTATGCGCTACCACAATCTCCCCAACAGCTAAAGCAATTGCTGATGGTAAGCGGTATGGAAAAATATTTCCAAATTGCCCGTTGCTTCCGAGATGAAGATTTACGCGCCGACCGTCAGCCGGAATTTACCCAGCTTGACCTTGAAATGAGCTTTATTGAGCGCGAAGACCTTCTACAACTTATAGAGCAGTTGTTCATCGAAATCGTAGAAAATGTAACACCCGAAAAGAAACTCAAATTCAAGCCATTCGTGCGTATGAGCTACGACGAAGCGATGGATAAATATGGCAGCGACAAACCTGACCTACGCTTCGGGCTTGAGTTTGTTAATATTAGCGAATTGATAAAGGATAGCGAATTCAAGGTCTTTAGTGGGGCTGTAGCAGCAGGTGGACAAGTTAAAGGTATTTGCTTGCCTGGATGCGCCAACTATTCTCGCCGTGAATTGGACGGACTAGTAGATTATGTCAAGCAATTTGGGGCAAAGGGGTTGGCTTACTTGCAGTTGGAGCAGAATGGCGACATACTTTCCAGTAAATCGCCTAGCGCCAAGTTCTTTTCCTCAGAATTATTGAATACAATAACCACGCTCTTCCAAGCTAAAGCAGGTGATCTACTGGTATTCGTTGCCGACCAACCGGAGGTGGTAGCAAATGCGCTGGGTCGCTTACGCGCTGAAATGGGTAAACGCTTAAATCTGACTGACCCTGAAGAATTGGCTTTCGCATGGGTGCTGGAATTCCCGTTGTTGGAATGGCGACCGGAAGAAAACCGCTGGGATGCTGTGCATCACCCCTTTACAGCGCCAATTCCAGAAGACCTACATTTGCTGGATACTGACCCCGGCAAAGCCCGCGCCAATGCTTACGATATAGTTTGCAATGGTTACGAGACCGGCGGAGGTTCGATTAGAATACACCGTCGCGATGTGCAGAGTAAACTCTTTAAATTGCTCAATTACAACGAAGAACAGCAGCAAGAACGGTTTGGTCACTTGCTCAACGCTTTCGAGTACGGCGCACCACCGCATGGAGGTATTGCTCCCGGCATAGACCGCTTAGTTATGTTGCTGGCGAGTGAGGATAATATTCGTGATGTAATGGCGTTCCCCAAGACTCAGAGCGCCACCGACGAAATGACCGACGCTCCGAGTGAAGTTGATCAGAAACAGCTTGATGACCTGCATCTAAAGCTCGTTCCGGTGGAACAACCTCAGAAATAA
- a CDS encoding ArgE/DapE family deacylase, with protein MTEIKLDRLTQIALNALDIDGMVECLRNLIRIPSVTGSPAESEAQKVYDRMLRESGFETDLWQIDLPKLLADPAFPGMEVEREEAWGVVGTWGVEGGSVLILNGHMDVVPPGDLTQWKISQPFEARIANNRVYGRGACDMKSGLVCNLFAVKAIQAAGINLKGKVLLQSVVGEEDGGLGTFATLRRGYRADAAVITEPTELDIIPACAGALTFRLCLTGLSAHASMRKEGVSTIEKFWKIWQALEALETRRNTTNNPLLQKYELPYPLSLGILKAGNWSSSVPDELVAEGRLGVALGESPESARAELEETLAEVCRSDEWLKQHPVQVDWFGGQFASGQTALEHPIVKLVNEAHKAITGNDVEIYGATYGSDLRLMTGLGQIPTIHYGAGSVHNAHTPDEYVDIAELEIAAKTLILTILQFCGYEK; from the coding sequence GTGACTGAGATAAAACTTGATAGGCTAACTCAAATTGCTTTAAACGCGCTGGATATTGACGGTATGGTAGAGTGCTTGCGTAACCTTATAAGGATACCAAGCGTGACAGGTTCTCCTGCTGAGAGCGAGGCGCAAAAAGTCTATGACCGTATGCTCAGGGAGAGTGGCTTTGAAACCGACCTGTGGCAAATTGATTTACCCAAACTACTTGCCGACCCCGCTTTTCCGGGTATGGAAGTTGAACGTGAGGAAGCATGGGGGGTGGTAGGCACTTGGGGCGTTGAGGGTGGTTCTGTATTGATACTCAACGGTCATATGGATGTAGTGCCTCCCGGAGACCTGACACAATGGAAAATTAGCCAGCCTTTTGAAGCTCGTATAGCAAACAACCGGGTGTATGGACGCGGCGCTTGCGATATGAAAAGCGGTTTGGTCTGTAACCTTTTTGCAGTAAAGGCTATACAAGCTGCCGGAATAAACCTTAAGGGTAAAGTGCTGTTGCAAAGCGTGGTGGGCGAGGAAGATGGCGGTTTGGGTACATTTGCTACTTTGCGCCGTGGTTACCGTGCCGATGCCGCAGTAATTACCGAACCTACCGAGCTTGATATTATCCCTGCCTGTGCGGGGGCTTTGACCTTTCGCTTGTGCCTAACCGGACTTTCCGCTCATGCCAGTATGCGCAAAGAAGGGGTTAGCACAATCGAGAAGTTCTGGAAAATCTGGCAGGCGCTTGAAGCACTCGAAACTCGCCGCAACACTACCAATAACCCTTTGCTGCAAAAATATGAGCTACCATACCCGCTTAGCCTTGGAATCTTAAAAGCCGGAAATTGGTCTAGCAGCGTACCAGATGAATTGGTGGCGGAAGGGCGCTTGGGTGTTGCGCTTGGGGAATCGCCTGAATCTGCGCGGGCAGAATTGGAAGAAACTTTGGCAGAAGTGTGTCGCTCTGATGAATGGCTTAAGCAGCATCCGGTTCAAGTCGATTGGTTTGGTGGACAGTTTGCCAGCGGTCAAACCGCTCTTGAACATCCAATCGTTAAGTTGGTGAACGAAGCCCATAAGGCAATTACAGGTAATGATGTGGAAATATACGGTGCAACTTATGGCAGCGACCTGCGTTTGATGACCGGGTTGGGACAGATACCTACTATTCACTATGGGGCGGGTAGTGTCCATAACGCACATACGCCGGATGAATATGTTGATATCGCCGAGCTTGAAATTGCTGCCAAAACCTTGATATTGACCATTTTACAATTTTGCGGCTATGAGAAATAA
- a CDS encoding FhaA domain-containing protein, with the protein MGVISKLEGMMETVVEGSFSRLFRNKLHPADISKRLERVMEDTKEVALGKSYVPNRYEVYISQYDFDQFAPYKSSIEKDMAEHVVRYGQQRHFIFSGGSPRVWLNSSEQVKKSRYLIKAYTLDPNQPQPKAANTANGINQNQLLEGTAILNIGALNAEQRNAAGSIAFDRPQATLTVMGYRTDNPDRHFVFKRDVTIGRGLDNDIILENDPRISRHHARIEFKYGQFLLTDLNSANGTSLNGLPVTQIVLTPGDKVSLGGLELIFGVE; encoded by the coding sequence TTGGGAGTAATTTCAAAGCTTGAAGGAATGATGGAAACGGTGGTCGAAGGCTCTTTCAGCCGCCTGTTCCGTAACAAACTGCATCCTGCCGACATTTCAAAGCGCCTTGAGCGCGTAATGGAAGATACCAAAGAAGTAGCTTTAGGCAAAAGCTACGTTCCCAATCGCTATGAAGTATATATCAGCCAATACGATTTTGACCAGTTTGCCCCCTATAAATCTTCAATTGAAAAGGATATGGCGGAGCATGTAGTACGCTACGGGCAACAACGTCACTTTATTTTTAGCGGCGGTTCGCCCCGTGTGTGGCTTAACAGTAGCGAACAGGTAAAAAAAAGTCGATACCTCATCAAAGCCTATACGTTAGATCCCAACCAACCTCAACCAAAAGCTGCAAATACTGCAAATGGAATTAATCAAAATCAATTATTGGAAGGCACTGCCATACTTAATATCGGTGCATTGAACGCCGAACAAAGAAATGCGGCAGGTAGTATTGCTTTTGATCGTCCTCAAGCAACTTTGACAGTTATGGGATACCGCACCGATAACCCCGATCGTCATTTCGTATTCAAGCGCGATGTTACCATCGGGAGAGGGCTGGACAACGATATAATCCTTGAAAATGACCCGCGAATTTCACGCCACCATGCACGAATAGAGTTTAAATACGGGCAATTTCTGTTAACCGACTTGAACAGCGCCAATGGTACAAGCCTCAATGGGCTTCCTGTAACCCAGATTGTGCTAACACCCGGCGATAAAGTTTCGCTAGGCGGCTTAGAGCTAATTTTTGGGGTGGAGTAA
- a CDS encoding FHA domain-containing protein, with protein MDISVFDIFILVLRVLLIFVLYFFLFLIVRVIIREFNASTKRARLVARELDAAPIPEQYLSPAPSNSGKLVVIETGNATTVKSGMVFDLRPVMPIGRRQDNVIILNDDYVSTEHSLIAMRDGQWWISDIASTNGTFLNGERLEQPRALRAGDVVGIGRVKFRLE; from the coding sequence ATGGATATATCCGTCTTTGACATTTTTATCCTAGTTTTAAGGGTTCTCCTGATATTTGTATTGTATTTCTTTCTCTTCCTGATTGTAAGAGTTATTATTCGCGAATTTAACGCCTCCACTAAACGCGCCCGTTTGGTTGCCCGCGAACTCGACGCTGCCCCCATCCCCGAACAGTATTTGTCGCCTGCCCCATCAAATTCAGGAAAATTGGTTGTTATCGAAACCGGTAATGCTACCACAGTAAAATCCGGTATGGTATTCGATTTGCGTCCGGTAATGCCGATTGGACGGAGACAAGATAATGTAATCATACTCAATGACGATTATGTATCTACCGAACACTCGCTGATAGCTATGCGGGATGGGCAATGGTGGATTAGCGATATTGCCAGCACTAACGGAACGTTTCTCAATGGAGAGCGTCTTGAACAACCGCGTGCCTTACGTGCCGGAGATGTAGTGGGAATCGGACGAGTAAAATTCCGATTAGAATAG
- a CDS encoding VanW family protein → METNKFSSLNEEREQPPTRPKQKSLGGKFFGVLAAVFLVVSLASLGVANAVMDMQYQNKIDQGVSISGIYVGEMTRDEARSAITKQMQGFNDRPVILDFQDKKWQPTLEQLGVTINYEASLDKAFEASKSGDFFKDLRLAKALNPETKNVPIEVMVNETKLNGFLSDISDRIRRDPVEPIIDIKDGKLVVTEGKVGFNVLYDKTFSSIKDSLLSLKPSSQNLLQVGDIPTVISQQEFNDFKDKLTAMVSTPVIVSFKDKSWNIDQTQLMNIIKVQRTVSAADPKHFRYTVDRTFVEKFVTGLVPTITQQPKNGDITWDSGKITIKTPSMDGQTLIIDRSIDDIVKQISDPTPDNRTVTLTVDVKQPELDTNNLDKLGLKEVIGEGVSQWAGSAIERATNIKVGASYLTGKLIRPHSIFSFLDAVGEISSARGYVKGYAIIADQTTPDVGGGICQVSTTTFRAAFYAGLPIVERNAHIYRVSWYEELGEPVGFDAAVYQPGVDMKFENNTDNWMFLDAQIKDGKLYVRLIGTKVSGQTVDLVSSGIAKVTNPPPDRYEIDKTLGPLQRKQVDTARRGLTTQITRVIKVNGAVVKEDKFPTIFSPWPNIYKLGPAYAGPDGKLVLGPDGKPVLPTPTPAAGDTTPPASTQPANPATTPAPPPTTKKP, encoded by the coding sequence ATGGAAACTAATAAATTCTCTAGTCTAAATGAAGAAAGAGAACAACCACCTACACGACCCAAACAAAAAAGTCTAGGTGGCAAATTCTTTGGGGTATTAGCGGCAGTGTTCCTAGTTGTCTCACTAGCCAGTTTGGGTGTTGCCAACGCTGTAATGGACATGCAGTACCAGAACAAAATTGATCAGGGTGTTAGCATAAGCGGAATTTACGTAGGCGAAATGACTCGCGATGAAGCGCGTAGCGCCATTACGAAGCAAATGCAAGGCTTCAATGATCGCCCGGTCATACTAGATTTTCAGGATAAGAAATGGCAACCCACCCTTGAGCAATTGGGCGTAACAATAAATTATGAAGCCAGTTTGGATAAGGCTTTCGAAGCCTCCAAAAGCGGCGATTTCTTTAAGGATTTGCGGCTAGCTAAAGCGCTAAACCCTGAAACCAAAAATGTGCCGATTGAAGTTATGGTCAATGAAACCAAGCTTAATGGTTTTTTGAGTGACATCAGTGATCGTATCCGACGAGACCCGGTAGAACCGATTATAGACATCAAAGACGGTAAGTTGGTAGTAACAGAAGGTAAAGTCGGTTTTAACGTGTTGTATGACAAAACCTTTTCTTCTATCAAAGATAGTCTGTTATCATTAAAACCTTCCTCCCAGAATCTTTTACAGGTTGGCGATATCCCTACCGTTATCAGCCAGCAGGAATTTAATGATTTCAAAGATAAGCTCACTGCAATGGTCAGCACCCCTGTAATAGTTTCCTTCAAGGATAAATCCTGGAATATAGACCAAACGCAGTTGATGAATATAATAAAAGTGCAGCGCACCGTTAGCGCAGCTGATCCAAAGCACTTTAGATACACTGTTGACCGCACCTTTGTTGAGAAATTTGTCACCGGCTTAGTTCCGACTATCACTCAACAACCCAAGAACGGTGATATAACTTGGGACAGTGGCAAAATAACTATTAAAACCCCTAGCATGGACGGTCAAACTTTAATTATCGATCGTTCTATCGATGATATTGTCAAGCAAATTTCTGATCCAACACCGGACAATAGAACTGTTACATTAACAGTCGATGTAAAACAACCTGAACTTGATACTAATAATCTCGACAAGCTCGGTCTAAAAGAAGTAATAGGCGAAGGCGTTTCCCAATGGGCAGGTTCAGCGATTGAACGCGCCACCAACATTAAGGTGGGCGCAAGCTACCTGACCGGAAAACTCATCCGACCTCATAGTATTTTCAGCTTTTTGGATGCAGTAGGAGAAATTAGCTCGGCGCGTGGCTATGTAAAAGGCTATGCGATTATTGCCGATCAAACTACCCCTGATGTGGGTGGCGGCATTTGCCAAGTTTCAACTACCACCTTCCGCGCCGCTTTCTATGCCGGATTGCCGATTGTTGAACGCAACGCCCATATATATCGAGTTAGTTGGTACGAAGAATTAGGAGAGCCGGTTGGTTTTGATGCCGCGGTATATCAACCGGGCGTAGACATGAAGTTCGAGAACAACACCGATAACTGGATGTTTCTCGATGCACAGATAAAAGATGGCAAACTTTATGTGCGGCTTATCGGCACTAAAGTTTCGGGGCAAACGGTTGATTTGGTTTCGAGCGGTATAGCCAAAGTAACAAATCCGCCGCCTGACCGCTACGAAATTGACAAAACGCTTGGTCCTTTGCAAAGGAAACAAGTGGATACGGCGCGGCGTGGTCTCACCACCCAGATAACCCGTGTAATCAAAGTTAATGGGGCGGTAGTAAAAGAGGACAAGTTCCCTACTATCTTCAGCCCATGGCCTAATATATATAAGCTAGGTCCTGCCTATGCCGGTCCCGATGGCAAACTGGTTCTAGGTCCTGATGGCAAACCAGTATTACCTACCCCAACTCCGGCGGCTGGTGATACTACACCTCCGGCGAGTACGCAGCCTGCAAACCCAGCAACGACTCCCGCGCCACCGCCCACTACCAAGAAACCGTAA
- a CDS encoding helix-turn-helix transcriptional regulator, producing the protein MAISEKIWMPTEYAILGLLMDGSKHGYELARRFAPETALGTICHLEMSMLYANLKKLQKMDYIEAEMELQGNRPPKRVFNLTGIGRAAFIEWVRSPVARLREIQPDFLTKLYFARQLGTDDVGALIGRQIELCRQALERLRQGHTLNEEVEDLLDISAGNYSGLNLGEEEDFSPKGKRSHPKPSEHELARDPTPEEQEYVELVTNLRIRQNEAVIEWLSEARRKLAGGY; encoded by the coding sequence ATGGCTATTTCTGAAAAAATCTGGATGCCAACCGAATACGCCATACTTGGCTTGTTAATGGATGGTTCAAAGCATGGTTATGAATTGGCGCGTCGCTTTGCCCCAGAAACCGCATTAGGCACAATTTGCCACCTCGAAATGAGCATGCTTTACGCCAACCTAAAAAAGCTGCAAAAGATGGACTATATAGAGGCTGAAATGGAGCTTCAAGGAAACCGTCCGCCCAAACGTGTTTTCAACCTGACCGGCATCGGGCGGGCTGCTTTTATCGAGTGGGTACGTTCACCTGTAGCGCGGCTTCGAGAAATCCAACCCGATTTTCTTACCAAACTCTACTTTGCTCGCCAACTTGGTACTGATGATGTGGGAGCACTCATCGGTAGGCAAATCGAATTATGCCGTCAGGCGTTGGAACGGTTGCGGCAGGGGCATACCCTGAACGAAGAAGTCGAGGATTTATTAGACATCAGCGCCGGGAATTATAGCGGTCTGAATCTAGGCGAAGAAGAGGACTTCAGCCCGAAGGGTAAACGTAGCCATCCCAAACCGAGTGAACACGAGTTAGCCCGTGACCCCACCCCCGAAGAACAAGAATATGTGGAACTGGTCACTAATCTACGTATTCGCCAAAATGAAGCAGTGATTGAGTGGCTGAGCGAAGCACGCCGTAAACTGGCAGGCGGCTATTAA